Proteins encoded in a region of the Euleptes europaea isolate rEulEur1 chromosome 3, rEulEur1.hap1, whole genome shotgun sequence genome:
- the MEIOSIN gene encoding meiosis initiator protein yields MWDQTGLVCSEELQPSSKNCKQDSGDRKKSNNYTSTLKELAQMLPIPLRTSSKRLTKKEILLRVLRYIEHLQTSIHSARSLLQVRCGEQKAGGSEQMVPSALKRRRKEATPRGKKTKPPVVCKKPRKTRRIRKSERRGASKKVCKCLTLDPGKDLFQAGAHREQSLSNAEDVSSVPSLSQKQCPFLPRIQDPGPGSHWPSSNNFWDFTKNRDPFCASDWHLGSGQEEIKDRSGFSASVAQMAYDELRQHTEGPGRSLMGQELVYYYSSCEEEEEEASKASPWLSIQSPVGISHGNMLLCSPGIGAQSNTCSDLGLSPSLFSSPARLLPKHVFQEGQEELSPVLFEDVYLSPHTLSGTLLRKSAFTLDHCYLSYSEKGKSDSSPMSTTNEISSWNKQFHQEEAAHTRPECFMSSSDENSDSTWTPCKRVKPLQALRQKKKAGRRQKRQPMACDKRSNASPLQLKKKCVNGFIMFCRLNRKHYIRACPGMASTAATRELAQLWRMMTKQERKPYCMKARRFSRLNNRIVRDDFSSDEEEDLEPPKPFHLLLAEKSLPGTQNFGDLSLLELIP; encoded by the exons ATGTGGGACCAAACTGGACTCGTTTGCTCTGAGGAGCTGCAGCCAAGCAGCAAGAATTGCAAGCAGGATTCTGGTGACAG GAAAAAAAGCAATAATTACACCAGTACACTTAAAGAATTGGCTCAGATGTTGCCCATCCCTCTACGGACCAGCTCCAAAAGGTTGACAAAG AAAGAAATTCTTCTCCGGGTTCTCCGGTATATTGAACACCTGCAGACAAGCATTCATAGTGCCAGATCGCTGCTCCAAGTCCGCTGTGGGGAACAAAAAG CAGGAGGATCTGAGCAGATGGTCCCATCTGCCCTgaaaagaaggagaaaagaagCCACACCACGTGGAAAGAAAACTAAGCCTCCAGTTGTCTGCAAGAAACCCAGGAAGACGAGACGCATCCGAAAATCAG AGCGAAGAGGAGCAAGCAAGAAAGTGTGCAAATGCCTTACGCTGGATCCCGGGAAGGATCTTTTCCAAGCTGGTGCACACAGGGAACAGAGCCTGTCCAATGCAGAAGACGTGTCCTCCGTTCCTTCGCTCTCCCAAAAGCAGTGCCCTTTCCTCCCTCGCATCCAGGATCCAGGGCCAGGATCTCACTGGCCTTCAAGTAATAACTTTTGGGACTTCACCAAAAACAGAGACCCATTTTGTGCTTCAG ACTGGCACTTGGGTAGTGGCCAAGAGGAGATCAAGGACAGAAGTGGGTTTTCCGCGTCTGTGGCACAAATGGCTTACGATGAGCTGCGCCAGCACACCGAGGGACCTGGGCGTTCGCTGATGGG GCAGGAGCTGGTGTATTATTATTCCTCctgtgaggaagaagaggaagaagcatCAAAGGCCAGTCCCTGGCTCTCCATCCAGTCTCCTGTGGGCATCTCCCATG GTAATATGCTGCTGTGTTCTCCTGGTATTGGGGCCCAAAGCAACACTTGCTCAGATTTGGGGCTGAGCCCCTCTCTCTTCTCCTCACCAGCTCGGCTGCTCCCCAAGCATGTCTTTCAAGAGGGTCAGGAGGAACTTTCTCCAG TATTGTTTGAAGATGTGTATCTGTCCCCCCATACCCTTTCAGGAACCCTGCTGAGAAAA TCGGCTTTCACACTGGACCACTGCTACCTTTCCTACAGTGAAAAGGGTAAAAGTGATTCCAGCCCCATGTCAACCACCAACGAGATATCTTCCTGGAACAAACAATTCCATCAGGAG GAGGCTGCCCACACCAGGCCGGAATGCTTCATGTCCTCAAGCGACGAGAACAGTGACAGCACCTGGACACCTTGCAAGAGAGTGAAGCCACTGCAGGCGTTACGTCAGAAGAAGAAAGCGGGAAGGAGGCAGAAGCGCCAGCCAATGGCCTGTGACAAACGTAGCAATGCATCTCCCCTGCAGCTCAAGAAGAAATGTGTCAATGGCTTCATCATGTTCTGCCGCCTGAACCGCAAGCACTACATCCG TGCTTGCCCAGGTATGGCCTCCACAGCTGCTACGAGAGAGCTAGCCCAGCTGTGGCGCATGATGACGAAGCAGGAGCGGAAACCATACTG CATGAAAGCCCGGAGATTCAGCCGCTTGAACAATCGCATTGTGAGGGATGACTTCTCCAGTGACGAAGAGGAAGATCTTGAGCCACCTAAACCTTTTCACCTGCTGTTGGCTGAGAAATCCCTTCCTGGCACCCAGAACTTTGGGGACCTCTCTTTGCTTGAGCTCATTCCCTGA
- the LOC130474258 gene encoding adenosine receptor A1-like has translation MDTLDNASSSLGCFRASNMMTPVLDIPYFLSESATALFSIVGNLFICMVFLRNRKLRAVVTNYFLVSLAVADILVGAVAIPCAQFTDMGLPRYRPRLCLLMLCTLLVFTQASVFGLLAIAVERYISILKPFQYKSWMNPRNSLLVILACWSLAVLIGLFPLMGWHNPFPANGECLFNSIIKDTYMVYFNFMTCMLVPLSIMMVLYGRIFLEVRRQIRKVAQGEVDVSAQQRRRIVIRKEMQTATSLFIILFFFAICWLPVHILNTIMLLCPTCCIPTQLIMTAIILSHANSAINPIIYVFRVRSFRKAFERAFSCVWYSTAVSVFSTSGMMPSAISEMPLRNISLPGK, from the coding sequence ATGGACACACTTGACAATGCATCCTCTTCGCTGGGGTGCTTCCGAGCATCGAACATGATGACTCCAGTTCTGGACATCCCCTACTTCCTGAGTGAGAGTGCCACAGCACTGTTCTCCATCGTGGGCAACCTCTTCATCTGCATGGTTTTCTTGCGGAATAGGAAGCTGCGGGCCGTCGTCACCAATTACTTCCTGGTCTCGCTTGCCGTGGCAGACATCTTGGTGGGGGCAGTGGCAATCCCATGCGCCCAGTTTACCGATATGGGATTGCCCCGGTACAGGCCACGGCTTTGCCTATTGATGCTTTGCACACTGCTTGTGTTCACACAAGCCTCGGTGTTTGGGCTGTTAGCCATCGCGGTGGAAAGGTACATCTCCATTTTGAAGCCTTTCCAGTACAAATCCTGGATGAACCCCCGCAACTCACTCCTGGTTATCCTAGCCTGCTGGTCACTGGCTGTTCTCATTGGCCTCTTCCCTCTGATGGGCTGGCACAACCCTTTCCCGGCCAACGGGGAATGCCTGTTCAACAGCATCATTAAAGACACCTACATGGTCTATTTCAATTTCATGACATGCATGCTGGTGCCGTTGTCCATCATGATGGTGCTGTACGGCCGCATCTTCCTGGAAGTCAGGCGTCAGATCCGCAAGGTGGCCCAGGGGGAGGTTGATGTCAGCGCTCAGCAGAGGCGACGGATCGTCATCCGCAAGGAAATGCAGACGGCCACCTCTCTCTTTatcatcctcttcttcttcgccatcTGTTGGCTGCCGGTCCATATCCTCAACACCATCATGCTTCTCTGCCCGACCTGCTGCATCCCTACTCAGCTCATCATGACGGCCATCATTCTGTCTCATGCCAACTCTGCCATCAACCCGATCATCTATGTCTTCCGCGTGAGGTCCTTCCGGAAGGCTTTTGAGAGAGCCTTTTCCTGTGTCTGGTACTCCACGGCTGTGAGCGTCTTCTCTACGTCTGGGATGATGCCATCTGCCATCTCGGAAATGCCGCTCCGAAATATCTCTCTGCCAGGGAAGTGA